The following is a genomic window from Planctomycetia bacterium.
GTCGCTCAGCGTGCGATCGGCATACCGACGACAGTCGGAATTTGACACCCACCTCCGGAGGCTCTTGCTGGTCCTCGAAGACCAGCCGGAAAACTCCGAGTATCTCCTGCTTGCCGGGTTTATGCAGTATTACTCCGGCGACAAGTCCGGGGGAATTGCCAACCTTAAGCGGTACGCGTCATCGGCAAACGCCGATGCCCGGATCGTGTCCTTTGTGCGGCAACTCGCCGCAACAGAGATTCCCTGATAGCCCGATTCTTCTCCCTGCCCGCCGCCTTGAGTGCACCGCGAATCTTCGCTAGGATTCTCACCGCCCTGGAGAGGTGTCCGAGTGGCTGAAGGAGCCGCATTCGAAATGCGGTCTGCGGGTAACTGCAGCGGGGGTTCGAATCCCTCCCTCTCCGATTCATCAAGTCGGTCAATCTGAGTAAGCCCAGCGTTCTGCTGGGATTACATTCATTCCGCATGCTGTTTCTTGAACCTCCTGGTGCACTAATGATGCGCACTTCGTTTACTCGGGAGTTTTCTGATGGTTACCGCAAGGTAAAAACGAAGCGCTCATCGTACGCGCATCGGGCGCGTCAGTGTGTATGAGCACCACGGCGCGCTTTGGATTTATTACACCGAGGCCCGAAAGAAACGAGTCTGGGTCGGGCCGGACTGGGATGAGGCCCTCAGAGTCGCGGGCGAAGTGAACGTCCAGCTTCTCGGCCAAAGTCATACGGTTTTTTCCTTCGAGCCGGTAAAGGTGAGTCAGCTTGTCCAACACTGGCTGGAGCATCATGAGCATGTGGTCCGGTGAGATGCCGCCACTTGACGACCCATCGGACGACGGCCTCGCAGACAAGCTCAGGCGTCGGCAAAAACTTGCGCGATCCGATTCCGGAATTGCGATGTCTCGCCAGGCCGGCCAGTCACTGGCTGCACAACTCTGGCGCGACGCAGGCGTGATCCGGTCTTCACGGCTTCGCATTGAGTTCATGCGCATAGCTCACCGCATTGGCATTGGACACATCACTTGTCCGAAGACCTTCCGGCACACATTCGCAACACTGATGCAGGACGCCAATTTAGATCCGTTGATCCGCCAGGAGCTGATGGGCCACGCCCACGGCAATGGTTGCAGTGCCAGTGGCCTGGGGATGACCAGCGTCTATACCCACACTCGGGCCGAAACCTGTCGCCGACAACTCGAGGCCGCATTGAATCTTATTCCAAACTTATCTAATCTCATTGAACCCCAGGGAATTTCGCCCCTGGTCATGCTCACTCATCCGCGAACTCAAACGGCTTCGGCCCCATGTCCAGCGGCCGGCGTCGGCCCACGTCGATCAGCAGGCCGATCGCCAGATAGTTCGCGAGTAACCCGCTGCCGCCCATGCTGACAAATGGAAGCGTCATGCCCGTGATGGGCATCAGCCCCACGGTCATGCCGATGTTGATGATCGCCTGCGCCGCAATGAGCACGCACACCCCCACGGCCAACAGCCGCCCCAAGGGGTCCGTCGTCATGGAAGCGATCGTCAGCCCCGACGCGACGATCACCAGGTAACACGCCAGCACACCCATGCAGCCGAAGAAACCCCACTGGTTGCCGAGCACGGCGAAGATGAAATCGTTGTGCTCCTCCGGCAAGAGGTGGTGCTTGAAGAACGCCCCCTCACTGAAGCCCTGCCCAAGTGCCCGCCCGCTGCCGAGAGCGATCTTCGACTGACTGAGTTGATACCCGGCGTTGAGCCGCCACTTGGCGTCTGAGTCGTCCTGCTTGATGAGCGAGCGAATCCGATCCCGCTGGTACTCGTTCATCAGCGGCGAGAAATAAAAGAGCGGCGCGGCGATGAGCCCCATCGCGATGATCGAGCCCAGATGCCGCAGCTTCGCCCCGGCGACGTAGAGCATGACAAAGAGCGTCGGCAAAAGAAGCAAGCTCGTGCCCAGGTCCGGTTCCTTGAGAATCAGCCCGAGCGGAATCAGCGTCAGCAGAAACGGCCCAAGCAGGCCGGACAGCGTACGATAGTTCGTGCGGAATCTCAGGTAATACGCCAGGGCCAGGATATAGACGAGCTTGGCGTATTCCGACACCTGAAAGCTGATCGGTCCCAGCTCAATCCAACGATAGGTATTGCGGCGTGCCCGGATGAGCGGTTCCATTGGGACCTTCTGCGCGACGATGAGCAGCACGAGCAGGACGAGAGTGACGCCGAAGAGCGTGTAGGACCATCGCCCGATTCGGCGATAGCCGAACATCTGAATGATGAGAACGCCGACGAGCCCCGCCCCGAGATAGGCCGACTGCCGGATTGTTTGCGACGCGGGACCTTCGCCTTCAACTTCGCCGGCGTAGACTCCCAGCAATCCGAGCGTGGTGAGCAGGACGGCCGACAGCAGAATGAGCCAGCCCAGCGGAGGAAAAAGCCTGAATAGCGCGGTCATCATCTCCGGGCGCTCATCTGCTCGCGAGTGAAGTCCGCGGTGAGGTATCCGCGCGGACTGGCCATCAATTCCTCGAAGACCGCCTTTGCCGCCGGGCCCGCCGTCGCCCCGCCGCCGCCGCCGTACTCGATGATGATCGCGAGTGCGATGCGAGGATTGTCTGCCGGCGCATAGCCTGTGAACCATGCGTGCGTGGGTACTTCGTCCTTACCGGCATCCTTCGGCGGCCAGGTCTCCGCGATCTCGCGCCGCTTGGGCTTGATGCCGGGATCGATGTTCAGAGCCTCGCGAGCCGCCTCGACGGTCGGCGCGACGACCACCACATCCTCGCCGCCGGGAAGCTCGAAGGTGTAACGTCGCTTGCTGACGCGCGGTACGCACTGGGCGCTACCCGTCTTGCCGCAGATGGCAAGCTGACTCATGTGAACGTGCTTGTAAGCGGTGCCGCCGTCCTCGTTGACACAGCGATACAGCCCGCGGCGCACGACCTCCCAGTCCTCGCGATTGATCCGGGGGATGGGCAGCTCCGGTCGCTCCCGGCCGTCGTTGGCGATCAGGGTTGGGTCGCGGTAAGCGCCGGCAGCCAGCGTGGCGAAGATGTTCGCCGCCTGCAATGGTGTCACCATGATCTCACCCTGGCCAATGGCGTAGTTGCGACCGTCCGCGATGCTGAAGGCTCCGCCCTTTCGATGCCGCCGAATCCAGTCCGCCGTGGGGATATTTCCGTCGCGCTCTTCGATGAGCCCGGTGCCGTGATCAGACGTCGCGTCGCCGATCTCGCCGCGGACAAACTGCCGATAGAAGTCGGTCAACCTCGCGGCCTGGAGCTTTTGTCCAAGACTGTAGAAGTAAACATTGCAGCTATGCTGGATGGCTGTCTCGGCAGTCATGTCGCCGTGTCCGGCCATCCCGCGCCAGTGCGTCCAGCAGTGCCACTTGGATGACCCGGGGATGAAGGCCCCGTCGCAGAAGACGCGACTCTGCGGACTCAGAATTTCCCATGAAAACGCCGCAAGCAGCGACACGGGCTTGATGATCGAGCCGGGCTGGTACTCCTCGCCCACGGCCCGAAACCGGAGCGGCACATGACGGCTGTCATCGCGCAACTTTGCATAATTCGTGGCCAGCTCCTCAGGGTCGAATCCCGGCACGCTCACCAGCGCCAGTATCTCGCGCGATGCCACATCAAGAATCACACAACTGGCCCCGGTCGCCGGCGGCTGGGCGGCAACCGTGTCGACCAGAATCTCGGTGACGCGTTGCTGAAGCTGCAGATCGACACTGAGCTGAACGTCGAGCCCGTCAATCGGAGGAGAGGTCTCGTGAATGCTTTTGTCGAGAAACCGCTCCTCAAATCCGCGCTTGCCGCGCAGCATCGCCTCGCCGAGTCGCTCGACGCCCGCTACGCCCACGAGGTCGCCCGGACGATAACACGCCAGCCAGTCGTCACCCTGTGGATCGTTCTTGATCAATTCGCTCGAAGCCTGGCCCAGGCGACCCAGGACATGGCAGAGCGATCGGGCCTCCGGCCGCCAAACCCGCCGCACCGACGGCTCGATCCGAACCAGGGGCAAATGCGATATTTCCAACTCGATGCGCGTGCGCACCTGCGGCGAGACATCTCGAATGATGGGGTGCGATTGATCCTCTTCGCGCAGGCGCAGCTTCTCAAGCGGCTCGTCAAAGCCCATGTCCTTTCGCCGGCGCCAGATGTGCATCCGCAGGTCTTCGACCGATCGGCAGATGGCATCGCGCCGCGAACGGAGCTCCGCCATGGGGATGCCGCTCACCTTCTCAAGCGTCAGCCACATCGCCGCGATCCTGCCGCGGACTTCCTGCTCCAACTCCCGGGCGTGAAGACCCGCCAGTGTGGGATCCTGTTGTTTGAGAATGGCGGCGACCTTCAGGAGAAATGGCTCACTGAGGCTGAGGGCCCCATAGTGGACCGTCACGTCATGCGCCGGCTCATCAGAAACGAGCACTTGCCCGAACCGATCGCGGATGTTGCCTCGCAGCGGAGGAAGGAACTGCTTGGGAGCCAGGAGCGAGTCTCGCTCCTTTTCGACGTACTTGTCCCCGTCCACGATCTGAATGTGATAGAGCCGCCAGACGATGATTAGGCAGCAGATGACCGGCAGTGCGAGCACAATCTTGAGTCGGCGTTCAAACACGGCGAAGAGGTACCTTTACTGTCTCTACGATCGAACGGGTCTGCCGGTGCACAGATTCCCGTCGAAATCGCCGAAAGTCGCTTCGGCTCTCAGCGCATCTTACGCCCAACGAGGAACGGCTCCAACGCCCAGCGGCCCGCGAAGCTGCCGAAGCAACCAGTGACCGTACGGCGCAAGGGCCGCGGTATAGGCCGCCTCACACGACGCCAGGACCAGAAGCTCCCCTAACTGATCCATCCGGCCGACGAGGTAAAGCATGTGCAGCCCGGCCACCGACTCGATGGCAAACTTGGCGACGAACGTGAAGAACAACTGGCTCCAGACGCTCTCGCGAAACACGAACTCGCGCATCTTGACAATGAGCACGGCGAGAAACCCCATCGTGATGGCGCGAATGCCGACGTTGGAATAGCCATCGTAGCTCAGCGTCAGCAGATCAGCCGTCAGCCCCGTGATCCAGCAGGCCAGTCGGGCATCGGACGGCTTTGCCACCAGGGCGAAATAAACGCCAGTGATGAGAATGAAGTCGGGCCACACCCCATGCAGCGCCAAAAGCGGCGCGACCGAGCTCTGCAGAGCGGCGACGAGGTAGAGAATGATGGCGAAGGCGATCCATCGCATGTCGAATGTCGGCCTCAGCTTGGATGGGGCAGCGCGTCTCGTGCAATTAAGGCGTCAGTTCGCCCGGCTCTGTCGCTGCCCGGAGCGTGGGCGATTCGCCCGTGTTGTCACGGGACCCTCGCCGATCGATGATCCGAATCAGTGCACGGGCGACCGCCACGTTAGCCCGAGCCGGTTGCCCCGGGAGTTCAAACGCAGCCTTTAGCGCGCCCATCGACTCGGGACTTCCAATCGCCTCCAGCGCCAGGGCCGCCAGCGCGCGTACCCGGATGATCTGCTGTTCGGGCGGATCGTTGCGGCGTCCGGTGTCCGGCGAGTTGAACGAAAGATAAGCCAGCGCAAGGTCCAGTCCGTCATCGTAGCCGAGCCTGCCCAGTCCGCGTGCCGCCTGAAGTTTGATCTCAGGATGATCCGCGACTTCGAGGCGATAGCGAAAGAGCTCCTCCGCCTCATGCGTCTGGGCGTTTGCCAGGAGCATCAGCGCCAGGGCCGACTGATCCGGCACCGCGCTGTGCCCGAAGAATCGCAGCCGCTCGATGCCGTGCGTGTCTCCAAGCATCGCAAGGGCCTCGAGGATCTGCATCTTCACCGCGTCCTTGCGCTCGCGGCGCAGCGCGGTGCGGAGCAGCCGCGTAGACTGCGGCTCCGCCAGGCGGCCGATGGCCAGCGCCGCATTGGCCCGAACCCTGGCATCAGGATGATTGAGAAGAAAGTCTGACAGTTCGCCCGTCCGACGCTTGTCGCCAAGCCGATGCAGGGCAAAGAGCGCCGCGATCCGAACACTGACATCCGAGTCCTCGGCTCTCGTGCGAATGATCTCCATCGCCCGGCCGTCGCGAATCGTGCCCAGCGCCATCAGCGCGGCAAAGCTGACGCCGGCATAGGCATTATCAGCGCTCTTGATGAGTACCGCTTCGCCCTCAGCCGGCGCGACCTCCTGAAAGGCCTCGATGGCCTGCATGCGCAGTACGGGATCGTCAGACTCGGCGGCATCCGCCAGAAAACGAATGGCGTTTTGCCTGAGTGCGGGATATTCGCTGACGGGCAGGTTCGATCTGAGCGGCTTGGCGCATCCCGCGCCGGCCAGCGCGATCGGGAATACGAAGAGCCAACCGATGTGCGGATAACGCTTGCGGTCAAACGGGCTACACAACACGAGATTTTGCCTCCCTGCTTCCGGGTCGCCTCCCTGCTCTCCACATCCGACGCAGCAGCCAATCGAGGATCATCATACCGGCAAGGACGAGCGCCGCCTGGGGAAACCAATCGCCCCATCGCGTGTACAGCGTCACGCGGCTGTCGCACTTGAGGTCCGACACGGCGAAACCCGGCGCCGTCCACGGTTTGCTGCGCCAGCGCTGAACCGTCTCCATGTCTTCGGATATCTGATCCCTGAGCTCAGCGGCCGCGGCCCGGCGACTCGACACGGAGGCCGCCGCCAATGCCCGTGACAGATATTCAAGGCGCTCGACCAGGAAGGAGAATTCGCTTCCGACTCGCCCAAGCGCCGGTCGAAGATCGGTTCCTATCGTGCGACCGAATGCCTCCCGCGCCAAGAGGTAGTCGCTCTGATTCTCCGCCGTGTTCGAAAGCGATCTCGCCAGTCCGTCCAGTCTCCGCAACACATCATCCACCTTCGCGAGCAATTTCCGCTTCTCCTCGGAAATGGTCGTTCGGGCATGAATTTTTCCGTTGGGATGAATTATGGCGCTGGCCCCGGTGTTCACGCTTCGGGCAATGGCAATACGATTCTCAACCGCCCGAAAGACCGCGCCGGCCAGGTGTTGCTCCAGCTCGGAGGTGTGCAGAAACCAGCCGTCATTACTGATCGTGACAAGCATGTCGATGTTCTTGCGATCCGGCTCGCCCGGAACGACCGTGAAGTTGCGGGCGATATACGGAATGATCTCTTCATAGCAGATCGGCACGCCGGCCCGAAATGACCTTTGCCCGCTGGACGCCGCGGGGAATTCAAACGCATGGTAAGCCTCACCGGGCGTCAGCGAATACTCGATGCCCAGTCTGCCCCATGGCGTAATGCCATTAAGCCAGTCGTAGGCCCAGCGGTAAGTGAATCGAAAGGGAACATATTCGCCAAACAGAACGAGATGAATCTTGTCGTATCGCGCCGCCGGCTCCTTCGCATCCGGCATCAGCAGGAATGCCGAGTTATACACGTCCACCCGCGGCGGCACGGCCGACGGCTTCCATTCCATCGACGACGACCCCAGAATCAGCGGGATACCCGTCTCATCGCAAAGCGACTGAAACGAGTCCCGCACACGCTTGCTCCAACCCTGCATCGAGAGCAGATACCCCTTCGGAAACATCGGCGGATATCGCCGCCTTTGCATCTCGTCCAGTTCCGCTGCCGGCGCTTCCAGGAATTCCTTGTTCACAAACCCCTGCATCGCCGTCTCAGGCAGGACGATCAGGTCGGGCTTCTTGGCCGCGGCCTGACGTGCGAGGTCGAGGTATCCGTTCATGATCGAGTCGATCGGCGTGCGATCGGAATGATCGGCGTCGACATACATCGGAAAGTCGTGCTGTACCACGGCAACCCGCGGACCAGGCTCGAAGTACTTGCGGGAGGACTGCGCCGCGCCGTAAATGAGCGCCCCCAGCACAACCGCCAGCGTCGCCAGACTGCCGATCGGCAGACGCGTTGCCTGGTCAGATCGCCAAATCAAAATCGGCTGAATCAACAGATCGGTGAGCCATCCGTTGACCATGACAATGATGAATGTCACGCCGAGGGCGCCGACCAGATCGCTGATCTGAATGAGCGTTATCTGCAGGTACTGACTATGCGCCAACAGCAGCCACGGAAACGAGAGCGGTGGAATCGTCCGAATGTACTCCACCGCGACCCATACCAAGGGCGCCGTCAGCGCGACGGAGACGCCGTGCCGCTGATACATATGACGAATCGGCCATGCCGCCAACGGGAAAAAGAGCGAGTAGTAACCACATAGCGCCAGATACCCCGGCAGCGTGACCGGGATCATCCAGTGGATGTTCATGGCGAAGTAACCGAGGCCGAACAGCCAGCTCGTGAAATAGACCAGCGCCGACCTTCTCGCCGTGCACACGCACACCAGCCACGGAACCAGACATGCGTAGGCCAGCCACCACCAGCCGACATCCGGAAAGATCAGCCACGTCGCACCCAGGCTCATCCCGGTCAGAATAAAAACCGCCTTGACGCTTCCGATCTTCGCCTGTGCGCCAACAAGTCGCGCCGGAGCGCGGAATCGCTCACCCGAAGCAATCTTCACGGGCGACGGTGACGATGCAGTCCGCCTGGACGCCTTCTCGCGCGATTCCGGTCCGGCGGACGATGCATTCGTTGAAGGATTCGGTTTCATCAAGCCGGAAGTCTATCAGAGTCCGAACCGGCGTATATGGTTCCTGAAGCAAATCGGGTCTCACTTGCAAAATATCGAGACGCCGCCGTGGGACCCCGTTTCGCGGCCGGCAACATCGGCGATGGGCAGCCGAACGACCCCCCGTACAAGCTCGCTTGGCGGCGGTCCACCGATTGAGATATGGTATCAACTCGCGACGTTCAAGCGGCCCTTGGACCGATTCGCTGCGCTGCGGGAGCCCCATGATGATTCAGGCCACGCCCGAATGGAAAACTGCCGTCATTACCCTTGTGACCCTATTGGGTCTCACGGCTTGCTCGCAGGCCGGCCAGGACACACCACAACAGACACCGATTGAAGTCGCGGAGACATTCGCCGCCCGACTTTCGAGTGGTGACGCGGATAGCGCATACAAACTTCTCGATAAGAATCTCGCCGCTTCACTGCCCCCGGACAAGCTTCGCGCGGCATGGGGTGATGTGGTCATCCAATCGGGCGGGTTCGAAGCCTTCGGCACCTCCCGATATTCCAAACAGGCCGGGTACGACGTCGTCGTCATTCCGTCGAAGTTCGCGAAGCGCATGATGAACCTCACCCTGACCTTGAATGCCGATCGAACCATCGCCGGCTTTAAGATCGAACCCGCCGCGACAAATGACGGCGGATACGAGCCGCCCGAATACGACCACCCCGATAGATACGAGGTCGCGTCCGTGGAGTTTGGAGATGAGATGTGGCTGGTCCGTGGCGTACTGACTCTGCCGCGCGTCGAAGGCCGAGTGCCCGCCGTCATCCTCGTCCACGGCTCAGGCCCGCATGATGAAGACATGACCCTCGGCCCCAACAAGCCGCTGCGCGACATTGCCGCCGGCCTCTCATCCCAGGGGATTGCGGTCCTCCGCTATCCCAAGCGCACTTACACCTACCGTCTCCGTCTCGCTGCGGAAGGCACCGTCAGCGTGCGCGAAGAAGTGATCGACGACGCGCTGGAGGCCATCCAGTACCTCCATACTCGAAAGGAGATCGATCCCCAGCGCATCTATCTGCTCGGCCATAGCCTCGGCGCAGCGCTTGCCCCGCAGATCGCCGCCGAATCCGGCACCCTGGCGGGAATCATCCTTCTCGCCGCGACGCCGCGCGACCTCACGGACGTCCTGCTCGATCAGCTCAAGTACATCGCCGAATTGCCGTCGCCGAGACAGGAGCAGAATCGCCGCAACTACGAGGAAACGCGGAAGACGCTCGAAGTCGTTCGCGCCAGAAAGCTCGACGAGGGCACAATGGTGCTCAACGTGCCGATCAGCTATTGGAAGGAACTGTCGGCCGCCGTTCAGGAGGCTTTCAGGCACGCCAAGCGACTCAAGTGCCGCATGCTCTTCATGAACGGCGGCCGTGATTACCAGGTTACCGCCAGAGACTTCGACCTCTACAAGGATGCGCTCAAGGAGAATCCAAACGCCTCATTCAAATGGTATCCGGAGCTGAATCACTTGTTCTTCCCCGGCAAGGGTAAGCCAACGCCGCAGGAATATGGCGAGCCCGGTCATGTCGATAAAAAAGTATTGAACGAGATTGCTCAATGGATTCGCCGATGAGGCTCGGCTACCCCAAGGCGATTAGCGGAATGACCTTGAACTGCTCGACGTCGATCAATCCCTGATTTGTCAGTTTCAGTTTCCCAATCACCGACAAACTCAGAAACGACAGGGCCATGAACGGCTGCTCCAGGCGACAGCCCAATTCGCGCACCGCCTCGCCGATCCGGTGCAGCCTGCCCGACACCACTTCGGCGGGCTCGTCGCTGACCAGCCCGGCAATGGGAAGCGGCACCTCTGCAAGAACCCTTCCCTCATGCGTGGCCACGAGGCCGCCTCCCAATTCAATCAGCCGCGTCACGGCGAGAGACATGTCAGCATCCGACATGCCGACCACGATGATATTGTGAGCATCGTGAGCCACTGACGACGCGATCGCCCCCGCGCGCAGGCCGAATCCCTTGACGAATGCACGCCCGATTTCCCCGCTGGCACGGTGCCGCTCGATCACCACCATTTTCGCGAGGTCGCGCGTGGCGTCTGCGACGATTTGGCCCTTCTCAACCTTGCCCGGCTCGATGGTT
Proteins encoded in this region:
- a CDS encoding rod shape-determining protein RodA, with amino-acid sequence MMTALFRLFPPLGWLILLSAVLLTTLGLLGVYAGEVEGEGPASQTIRQSAYLGAGLVGVLIIQMFGYRRIGRWSYTLFGVTLVLLVLLIVAQKVPMEPLIRARRNTYRWIELGPISFQVSEYAKLVYILALAYYLRFRTNYRTLSGLLGPFLLTLIPLGLILKEPDLGTSLLLLPTLFVMLYVAGAKLRHLGSIIAMGLIAAPLFYFSPLMNEYQRDRIRSLIKQDDSDAKWRLNAGYQLSQSKIALGSGRALGQGFSEGAFFKHHLLPEEHNDFIFAVLGNQWGFFGCMGVLACYLVIVASGLTIASMTTDPLGRLLAVGVCVLIAAQAIINIGMTVGLMPITGMTLPFVSMGGSGLLANYLAIGLLIDVGRRRPLDMGPKPFEFADE
- the mreD gene encoding rod shape-determining protein MreD: MRWIAFAIILYLVAALQSSVAPLLALHGVWPDFILITGVYFALVAKPSDARLACWITGLTADLLTLSYDGYSNVGIRAITMGFLAVLIVKMREFVFRESVWSQLFFTFVAKFAIESVAGLHMLYLVGRMDQLGELLVLASCEAAYTAALAPYGHWLLRQLRGPLGVGAVPRWA
- a CDS encoding HEAT repeat domain-containing protein; the protein is MLCSPFDRKRYPHIGWLFVFPIALAGAGCAKPLRSNLPVSEYPALRQNAIRFLADAAESDDPVLRMQAIEAFQEVAPAEGEAVLIKSADNAYAGVSFAALMALGTIRDGRAMEIIRTRAEDSDVSVRIAALFALHRLGDKRRTGELSDFLLNHPDARVRANAALAIGRLAEPQSTRLLRTALRRERKDAVKMQILEALAMLGDTHGIERLRFFGHSAVPDQSALALMLLANAQTHEAEELFRYRLEVADHPEIKLQAARGLGRLGYDDGLDLALAYLSFNSPDTGRRNDPPEQQIIRVRALAALALEAIGSPESMGALKAAFELPGQPARANVAVARALIRIIDRRGSRDNTGESPTLRAATEPGELTP
- the lnt gene encoding apolipoprotein N-acyltransferase, which codes for MKIASGERFRAPARLVGAQAKIGSVKAVFILTGMSLGATWLIFPDVGWWWLAYACLVPWLVCVCTARRSALVYFTSWLFGLGYFAMNIHWMIPVTLPGYLALCGYYSLFFPLAAWPIRHMYQRHGVSVALTAPLVWVAVEYIRTIPPLSFPWLLLAHSQYLQITLIQISDLVGALGVTFIIVMVNGWLTDLLIQPILIWRSDQATRLPIGSLATLAVVLGALIYGAAQSSRKYFEPGPRVAVVQHDFPMYVDADHSDRTPIDSIMNGYLDLARQAAAKKPDLIVLPETAMQGFVNKEFLEAPAAELDEMQRRRYPPMFPKGYLLSMQGWSKRVRDSFQSLCDETGIPLILGSSSMEWKPSAVPPRVDVYNSAFLLMPDAKEPAARYDKIHLVLFGEYVPFRFTYRWAYDWLNGITPWGRLGIEYSLTPGEAYHAFEFPAASSGQRSFRAGVPICYEEIIPYIARNFTVVPGEPDRKNIDMLVTISNDGWFLHTSELEQHLAGAVFRAVENRIAIARSVNTGASAIIHPNGKIHARTTISEEKRKLLAKVDDVLRRLDGLARSLSNTAENQSDYLLAREAFGRTIGTDLRPALGRVGSEFSFLVERLEYLSRALAAASVSSRRAAAAELRDQISEDMETVQRWRSKPWTAPGFAVSDLKCDSRVTLYTRWGDWFPQAALVLAGMMILDWLLRRMWRAGRRPGSREAKSRVV
- a CDS encoding alpha/beta fold hydrolase yields the protein MMIQATPEWKTAVITLVTLLGLTACSQAGQDTPQQTPIEVAETFAARLSSGDADSAYKLLDKNLAASLPPDKLRAAWGDVVIQSGGFEAFGTSRYSKQAGYDVVVIPSKFAKRMMNLTLTLNADRTIAGFKIEPAATNDGGYEPPEYDHPDRYEVASVEFGDEMWLVRGVLTLPRVEGRVPAVILVHGSGPHDEDMTLGPNKPLRDIAAGLSSQGIAVLRYPKRTYTYRLRLAAEGTVSVREEVIDDALEAIQYLHTRKEIDPQRIYLLGHSLGAALAPQIAAESGTLAGIILLAATPRDLTDVLLDQLKYIAELPSPRQEQNRRNYEETRKTLEVVRARKLDEGTMVLNVPISYWKELSAAVQEAFRHAKRLKCRMLFMNGGRDYQVTARDFDLYKDALKENPNASFKWYPELNHLFFPGKGKPTPQEYGEPGHVDKKVLNEIAQWIRR